A stretch of DNA from Candidatus Ancaeobacter aquaticus:
GTCCGGATACGTTCCCCTATAGGAGCAATTACTGAGTTAAGCATTACCGGTTTTTTGTCTATTACGGACGCTCGCGAGACGGAAGTTTTACTGTTACTTCCGGAAACAACATCTTCGACAAATACGTCCCACTGGTCGCAAGACGGGCATTTTCCTAACCACTGCGATTGCGTATAGCCACATTCACGGCACACATAGACAGATTTTAATTTTGGGGGCATTTATCAACCTCATATGTACACATTTAGGACAGATATGTATTTGATAGTAAAGAATGTATCAGAAAATCCCGAACACTTTTTGTTGCTGCTGTTTGTTTGTGGAGGGTTTTTTTTCTTTTCCTCGGATAAATAATTTCCATGGATTCGCTTTAATATCCTTGATAAAATCTTTTATATCTTTACCGATCTCATCGTCTTTTATTAATTGTCCTACTGTGCCTTCTCCTTTTTCAATATTATTAACAACATTCTTAAATGAGTTTATCGCATCTGAAAAATCTTTTCCGAATGTCTTAAAGAATTCTTCATTTGCATCGACTATACCCTCTATTTTCATAGTCACTCTATTTGCGTTCTCACTGAATTCCCTAAAGTTCTTTATCGCACGTTCAATGTTCTCCTTATTTGGAGAACCGGTAATAGTTTCGACATTATCTAGTATTGCTTTCACTGATTCTTGTGTTTCCTCATTTGTTATATTCTCAATATTTGTCACTGCCTGTTTTACTTTTTCCTGCATCTTTTCATTATTCCAGTCAGCGATAACATCATCGACCTTTTGCGCAATATCGCGACCTTCTTGCATAATCTCTGACATGGCAACCGGATCCACTCCTCTTATGACATCCCCATCAGAAAGAACGGGCGACGTAATGCTTTGCGGTAAGAATTCAACATATTTTTCACCCATAATTCCAAGTGAATTGATCACAACAAGCGCATCTTTTCGTATAACAGTCCCAGACTTAAGACTGCACACAACATCAACGCCAAACTCTTTCTTTTCAGAAAAGCGGAGTTCCTGCACTTTTCCAACTTCAACACCGGCACAGCGTACCGGAGCACCGACAACAACACCGTTGGTAAACTTAAATACTGAGATAAGCTCATAATGTTTTTCTGTATAACTGTAATTTCCGAATTTTACAACCATTATGCTCAGGAGTATAAGACCAATCATAACAAATATACCAACGGTAAAATCAGTGGTTCTTTCCTTCATACAGGTACCTTTCCTTTAATGTCTTTACTATAATGGATTTACACCATAATGGCAACTAATGAGTTAATCATTAAGCACTTTAATTGGGCCAACCGCACTACCGGAAATAAACTGTTTCACATAAGGATTTTTTGAATTTTTAATCTCTTCAGGAGTCCCTACTTCTATAATTGTCCCGTCATACAACATCGCAATCCTATCCGCTATCTTGTATGCACTTGTCATATCGTGTGTTACTGCACAACTCGTTACAGACAGCGTATCATGAAGTTTCAATACAAGGTCATTTATAATATCCCCCATAATAGGGTCAATACCCGTTGTCGGCTCATCATATAATATTGTTTGCGGCCCCATTGCAATAGCACGGGCAAGACCAACGCGTTTACGCATTCCCCCTGATAATTCAGCCGGTTTCTTGTCTTCAATATCCTCTAATCCAACCAATGCTAACTGCATTTTTATTCGCTGCGCAATTTCAGAATCGCTCATTGACGTATGTTCATACAACCCGAAACCAACATTCTCACTTACCGTCATAGAATCAAAAAGTGCTGCACCCTGAAAAAGCATACCGAACTTTTTTCGCATTTTATACATCTCATTAATGCTTGCCTGAGCAATATCAGCCCCGTCTATAATAACCTTACCCGAATCAGGTTTTAAAAGTCCGATAATATGTTTTAATAATACTGACTTACCACAGCCGCTTCTCCCAATAATGACCATAGTCTCACCAGTCTCGATGGTAAGGTTAACGCCTTTCAGGACTGAATTTCCATTAAAATGTTTGTGCAGATCAATAATTTCAATCATTTCTAAAAACCTTCATTTAAAGCTATAAGCTGTAAGCTATATGCTATAAGACTTATTCTAAAAGATATTAAATCGACATTATGGATTTTTCTATTTATATTTTTTTGATTATTGGTTTTTTGCTTAAAACTTAAAGCTTACAGCTTATAGCTTAAAACTTATAGCTTATAGCTTTTAAAAAAGTATCATCGATAAAAAGAAATCAACTATTAATATTGTAATAGCAGATGATACAACTGCTTTTGTTGCGGCATTACCAACGCCTTCTGCTCCACCTCGCGCATTAAACCCTTCATAACAGCTTACAATCGCTATAATAATAGCAAATACAACCGTTTTAATAAGGCCGCTAAACAAATCTTCGGGTGTCGTATAATCCAGCATATTCCTAATAAAGAATGTCGCATTTATTCCTTTAAGTTCAACACCTACAATGTACCCTCCAACAATACCAACAAAAACAGAAAATACAGTTAAAATGGGAACAAGTGCAACTGCTGCAATAAAGCGCGGGGCAATTAAATATTTTATAGGATCAACCGCTAGTGTTTTTAACGCATCAATTTGCTCGGTAACTTTCATCGTGCCGAGTTCCGCAGCCATAGCCGCACCAACTCGACCGGCGATCATGATTGCTGTGAGTACAGGGCCCAACTCGTTTGTCATGGATAATCCGACAATAATACCAACCGCGGATTCCATGGTGATCTTATGAAATTGATAGTAGGTCTGAACAGCGAGAACCATACCGGTGAACGCACCGGTTATTAGGACTACAGGAAGGCTCAACACGCCTATTTCATACATCTGCTTAAAAATCATTGATCGGCGAGGAGGATCAACAACAACATAATGGAGCGTTCTAAAAAACATGTTGGTAAGACTACCAACCCGAATTACCCAGTTTAAAAGACCCTGTCTTACAGCTTCGAGTTTATGTTTCATATATGAGCATTATTCATTTTGCTGACACATTAAAATAACAATAAAAACGCTGCAGTTACAATTTATCAGTACACTTGGCGCATTGCTTTTTTTTATTTAAACACGATAGAATCGTTTTCAAGCATTGATTTAATACTAACTTTATCTTTTTCCTTATGATTCTTTTTGAGCAAATATTCAGCAAGAGGATCCTCAACATATCGCTGTATAGCTCGTTTTATTGGACGAGCGCCAAATTTAGGATCATAACCTTTTTCAACAATATATTCTTTTGATTTCTTGTCGATAACCAATTTTATACTTTGTTTTTCAAGACGGTCATAAATTCGTTGCAGTTCAATATCAACAATTTTGATCAGATCAACTTTATTAAGTGTTCGAAAAACAATGCTTTCATCAACTCTGTTCAAAAATTCCGGTTTAAACGCTTTCTTTGCTTCACCAAGAATTTTATCTTTCAACGCATCAAACGTACCCTCTTCATTTTGCGCGGCAAAACCTACGGTAGCTTGTTTTTTTAAGAGCTCTGCGCCAATATTTGTGGTAAGAATAACGATCGTATTACGGAAATCAACTTTTCTTCCTAAATTGTCTGTAAGTTTTCCTTCTTCTAAAACTTGGAGAAGAAGGTTCATAACATCAGGATGCGCTTTATCCACCTCATCAAAGAGCACAACAGAGTACGGCTTACGACGAATTTGTTCTGTAAGCTGTCCGCCCTCTTCAAATCCGACATATCCCGGAGGTGACCCGGTAAGACGTGATACAGCAAACTTCTCCATGTATTCTGACATATCTATTTGGATGAGGGCATCTTCATTACCAAACATGAATTCGGCTAGCGCACGCGCAACAAGCGTCTTTCCAACACCGGTTGGTCCCAAGAAAATGAATGATCCTATAGGCCTTTTAGGATCTTTTAGGTCCGCACGGGACCGTCTCAAAGCCTTTGATATAGCCGTAACCGGAGCATCTTGCCCCACTACTCTTTTATGTATTTCCTCTTCCATACGAAGCAGTTTCTCAGTTTCTCCTTCACCAAGCCGTGTCAAAGGAATACCGGTCCATTTTGATATTATATGGGCGATATCTTCCGCAGTTACCACCACTTCCTTATCCATACCTTTATCTTTCCATCTAGATATCAAAGTATCAAGCTTCTTTCTGAGCTCTCTTTCCTTATCTCTCATGGCAGCAGCTTTTTCATAATCCTGCTCGGCAATTGACTTTTCTTTTTCTTTACGTGCATCTTCAATATCACCCTCCATGATCTTTATTTCTGGAGGACGAGTCATGACGGATATGCGAGCTTTTGCACCAGCTTCATCCATAAGATCTATCGCCTTATCGGGAAGAAATCGTCCCGTAATATACCTGTCGGACAGTTTCGCAGCAGCAGCAACAGCCTCATCAGTTATACATGCTTTATGATGGTCCTGGTACTTGTCTCTTAACCCCATTAAAATCTGAACAGTCTGATCAACTGATGGCGGTTCAACCATGATCATTTGGAATCTTCTTTCAAGTGCTGCATCTTTTTCGATAAACTTCCGGTACTCATTTACAGTCGTTGCGCCAACACACTGCAATTCGCCACGTGATAAAGCTGGTTTCAATATGTTTGACGCGTCAATTGCCCCTTCTGCCGCACCAGCGCCAACAAGGGTATGAAGCTCATCAATGAAAAGAATAACATTTTTTGCTTTTCTAATTTCATCCATCACCGCTTTAATCCGTTCCTCAAACTGCCCTCGGTATTTTGTCCCTGCAACCATTAACGCGAGGTCTAAAGTGATCATACGTTTATCACGCAATATTTCAGGTATATTACCGCTGACAATTTCCTGTGCCAGCCCTTCCACAATAGCTGTTTTACCAACACCTGCCTCACCGATCAATACCGGATTATTTTTTGTGCGTCGACAAAGCACTTGGATAACACGTTCAATCTCCTCATGCCGGCCAATAACAGGATCAAGCTTTTTGTCTTGAGCAAGTTCTGTTAGGTCACGGCCGAAAGCTTTCAGAGCGGGTGTTTCTGTCCCCTCTCTTCTTTCCGCACCTTCAGCGAGATTATAGCCTTCCTCTCCCTGAGAACCCGGTGCCATACCTATCTCAAGTTCATTTAACACTTCCGCACGCACTTGCTCAATGTCAATATCAAGATTTTTTAATATACGGGCGGCAACACCTTCTCCTTCTCTTAAAAGACCCAACAAAAGATGTTCCGTGCCGACATAACTATGATTAAGGTTCTTTGCTTCTTCAATTGAAAGTTCAATTACTTTTTTAGCCCGTGAAGTAAGTGGAATATCACCTATTGTTTTTGTTTCCGGCCCGCTTCCAACGGCTTTTTCAACCTCAAGTCGGATCGTCTCAAAATCAAGTCCCATTTTTCTTAAAACATTTACTGCAACACCTTGTCCCAGCTTTATAATTCCCAAAAGCAAGTGTTCCGTACCTATATAATTATGATTAAATCTATCAGCTTCTTTACGGGCAATTATGATTACTTGCCGTGCTCTATTAGTAAATCTATCAAACATATGTCATCTCCTTACGATTAAATTCCAAGAATCAAATTATGATCGTTCATTGTTCACTGAAAAATATTTTTTTATTATACCTAGAATACAGCGTTTACTTTTTATGTTTTTCACTATACGCTACCCGCTATGCGCTATCTTTTATCGATTCACGATTATGTTAGTCTTTCCCTTATAAGTTCCGATCGCACTATATCTCTTTCGGTATGATCTAGCTCTTTACCGGCAACTTTCTGTAAATGTGCCGGCTGAGTTAATATCATAAGCTCATTGATCTGCATTCGCTCAATATCAGTTACAATCCCAAGATCTACACCTAATCGCAGGGTGGATAATAGCTCAATTGCTTCTCTTGAGTTTAATATATGCGCATTTTTCAAAACTCCATATGCCCGTCCAACACTGTCCATAACCTGTTTCTTCTGACTTTTAAGCAGATACTGCCTAGCATTCTTTTCGTGCCCCACTATCTGTTTAATAATCTTCTTTATGTTATCAAGTATATCCGCCTCATTTTTACCTAAAGTAGATTGATTCGATATTTGAAAAAGATTTCCAATAG
This window harbors:
- a CDS encoding MlaD family protein gives rise to the protein MKERTTDFTVGIFVMIGLILLSIMVVKFGNYSYTEKHYELISVFKFTNGVVVGAPVRCAGVEVGKVQELRFSEKKEFGVDVVCSLKSGTVIRKDALVVINSLGIMGEKYVEFLPQSITSPVLSDGDVIRGVDPVAMSEIMQEGRDIAQKVDDVIADWNNEKMQEKVKQAVTNIENITNEETQESVKAILDNVETITGSPNKENIERAIKNFREFSENANRVTMKIEGIVDANEEFFKTFGKDFSDAINSFKNVVNNIEKGEGTVGQLIKDDEIGKDIKDFIKDIKANPWKLFIRGKEKKPSTNKQQQQKVFGIF
- a CDS encoding ABC transporter ATP-binding protein; translated protein: MIEIIDLHKHFNGNSVLKGVNLTIETGETMVIIGRSGCGKSVLLKHIIGLLKPDSGKVIIDGADIAQASINEMYKMRKKFGMLFQGAALFDSMTVSENVGFGLYEHTSMSDSEIAQRIKMQLALVGLEDIEDKKPAELSGGMRKRVGLARAIAMGPQTILYDEPTTGIDPIMGDIINDLVLKLHDTLSVTSCAVTHDMTSAYKIADRIAMLYDGTIIEVGTPEEIKNSKNPYVKQFISGSAVGPIKVLND
- a CDS encoding ABC transporter permease, encoding MKHKLEAVRQGLLNWVIRVGSLTNMFFRTLHYVVVDPPRRSMIFKQMYEIGVLSLPVVLITGAFTGMVLAVQTYYQFHKITMESAVGIIVGLSMTNELGPVLTAIMIAGRVGAAMAAELGTMKVTEQIDALKTLAVDPIKYLIAPRFIAAVALVPILTVFSVFVGIVGGYIVGVELKGINATFFIRNMLDYTTPEDLFSGLIKTVVFAIIIAIVSCYEGFNARGGAEGVGNAATKAVVSSAITILIVDFFLSMILF
- a CDS encoding ATP-dependent Clp protease ATP-binding subunit, which codes for MFDRFTNRARQVIIIARKEADRFNHNYIGTEHLLLGIIKLGQGVAVNVLRKMGLDFETIRLEVEKAVGSGPETKTIGDIPLTSRAKKVIELSIEEAKNLNHSYVGTEHLLLGLLREGEGVAARILKNLDIDIEQVRAEVLNELEIGMAPGSQGEEGYNLAEGAERREGTETPALKAFGRDLTELAQDKKLDPVIGRHEEIERVIQVLCRRTKNNPVLIGEAGVGKTAIVEGLAQEIVSGNIPEILRDKRMITLDLALMVAGTKYRGQFEERIKAVMDEIRKAKNVILFIDELHTLVGAGAAEGAIDASNILKPALSRGELQCVGATTVNEYRKFIEKDAALERRFQMIMVEPPSVDQTVQILMGLRDKYQDHHKACITDEAVAAAAKLSDRYITGRFLPDKAIDLMDEAGAKARISVMTRPPEIKIMEGDIEDARKEKEKSIAEQDYEKAAAMRDKERELRKKLDTLISRWKDKGMDKEVVVTAEDIAHIISKWTGIPLTRLGEGETEKLLRMEEEIHKRVVGQDAPVTAISKALRRSRADLKDPKRPIGSFIFLGPTGVGKTLVARALAEFMFGNEDALIQIDMSEYMEKFAVSRLTGSPPGYVGFEEGGQLTEQIRRKPYSVVLFDEVDKAHPDVMNLLLQVLEEGKLTDNLGRKVDFRNTIVILTTNIGAELLKKQATVGFAAQNEEGTFDALKDKILGEAKKAFKPEFLNRVDESIVFRTLNKVDLIKIVDIELQRIYDRLEKQSIKLVIDKKSKEYIVEKGYDPKFGARPIKRAIQRYVEDPLAEYLLKKNHKEKDKVSIKSMLENDSIVFK